From Ammoniphilus oxalaticus:
AACTCCCGTTAGAGCGGCTGCTCCCCGAACATTGGCGCCACGTCCCTCATTTCCCAAAAATCACCCCTCCCGACTCCTCCCAACTCCTTCCCAACCTCCTTATTTTTAGAAGATTCGTTTCCTTTTAAATAGAGGGCCGCATCTGTTATGATAGAGTGTAGACTAACTTTAATAGATAGGGATGACCGACTTTGAGCAGACAAAAATCAATCTGGATTTTCTCTTTTGGGGCGGCGTGTTTTGGGTTTACGCCTATTTTTTCCAAGCTTGGCTTTTTAGCGGGGTGTTCGCTGGGGCAAATCATCGGCTCGCAGATGCTGTTGTCGACACTCATTTTGTGGATGCTTACATTACTTAGAAAGCCAGATTGGCGTCGGTTAACGAAATTAGCGGTCGTTAAGCTGATGGCGTCTGGCACGTTATCAGGTCTGACAGGTGTGTTTTATTATGCTTCTTTGCAATATTTACCTGCTTCGCTTGCGATTATTCTACTCTTCCAATTCGTTTGGATCGGAATTTTCTATGAATGGATTTTCGATCGCCGCGTTCCGACGAAACTCACTTTTCTATCCCTCATTCTCACGTTATTCGGTGTCGTGTTAGCGGCGAATATGCTCGGCGGCGAATTTAAGAGTTTATCTGTAAAAGGACTCGTTTTTGGACTTATTTCTGGTTTTACTTATGCGGGTTTTATCTATGTTAATGGAAAAGTGGCGCCCGAGGTTGATCCGATTATGCGGACGACATTCATGATTTCAGGTTCGCTCATCATGGCGATCGTCATTTTCCCTTCGATGTTTGTGACAACGGAGATGATTAAAAGTTCGGTCTGGCTGTACAGCTCAGGAACGGCATTGTTCGGCTCGATCATTCCACCGCTGCTTTTCTCGATCAGCGCCC
This genomic window contains:
- a CDS encoding EamA family transporter; amino-acid sequence: MSRQKSIWIFSFGAACFGFTPIFSKLGFLAGCSLGQIIGSQMLLSTLILWMLTLLRKPDWRRLTKLAVVKLMASGTLSGLTGVFYYASLQYLPASLAIILLFQFVWIGIFYEWIFDRRVPTKLTFLSLILTLFGVVLAANMLGGEFKSLSVKGLVFGLISGFTYAGFIYVNGKVAPEVDPIMRTTFMISGSLIMAIVIFPSMFVTTEMIKSSVWLYSSGTALFGSIIPPLLFSISAPHLPSGISTILGSLELPVAVVMAKLIFAEPIGLLQWLGILLILFSISLDQLKTWFNGRNRAGPTRQIQ